The Candidatus Saccharimonadales bacterium genome contains the following window.
AGTTGCTTTCGCTACGACTTCTTGGTATTCGCCAATTTTGCGTAGTAAGCTTCTTTCGGGTACGTCCAGGTCTAGGCTTTTAGCAGGTTGTTTATCCGCCTTAGACAGAATGCTTTTCGCCCGGGCGTGAGCGTACTGTAAATAAGGTCCCGAATTTCCTTCAATGCTTACCGACTCGGCCGGGTCGTAGATAATATCGCCGCCCATGCGCTGTTTCAAGAAAGCATACTTAACAGCTCCCAACGTGACCTGCTCGTCGTCCTTGCCGGTTAGTTCGCGGTTAGCAGCAGCGGCAAACTGAATCACATCAGTGGCACCCAGGATATTACCCAGCCGGCTGCTCATTTTCACGCCGCCGGACAGCTTGACGATCCCATGAGTTACGTGAGTAGTGCGTCGGCTTAAGTCCGGCGCAAACTGCTCGATACTTTTAAGTACGACTTTCATATACTCAATAATGTCATTCCCGGTAATTACCACCGAGCGGTCAAACTTATAATCATTCCACTTGGCCATGATTAGACCGACGTCTTTCGCTTCGTAAGTCGGCAGCCCCTGAGAGTTTATAAACACGCGGGTGTGGAGACCATATTTTTCACCCGGGAAAACTATCGCGCCGTTGCTTTCCTCATAAACGTCGCCGATATGCTCCTGGACGGTCTTAACCCCCAGTGGTGCCGTCTGGCTTTCCGGATAATACTTTTCAAAGCGGCTGCCTATGAAACGATAAAACTCATCAAAATATTGATAGCTCCATTCCCTGCAATTCCAATAAATCTGCGCGAAGGGCGATTCGTGGTCGTCCAGCTCATGCACCTGGTAAACGCGCTTGTTGTAGTCGATAATCTGTTGCTTAGCCTTCTCGTCGGTTTCGTAGGCGTTGTTACCTTCAACGTAGCGCTTAGTTATAAAAGCTATTCGGGCCGACAATTCTTGTTCGGCCAATCTTTGGATTTCACTTAGAGCCCGGCCCTCGTTGAGCTCGCCGTCCGAACAATGCCCGACAATTGCCCACATGGTCTTACCTACATGTAAGCCAACGTCACCGCCGAAGTTAACGCGGTGCACCTTGGCGCCGGCGTTCTCAAGTAAATTAGCGACGGCATCACCCATGATTGAGGTGTAAAGATGTGCGGCGTGCAAAACTTTAAAGGGATTCGGATCAGAGTACTCGGCAACTATTGTTTGGCCGGCAAGCGGCTTGGCCGGTTCAGCCTCCACAATGGTCCAGAGAGCCTCTTGAGTCAGCGTAATATTGATAAAACCCGGCCCAGCCGGCATAGCGGTATGGATTTTTTTGTAGTCGCCGCCATTTAACTTGTCTGAAAGTTCTTGGGCAATATCACGAGGGTTTTTGCCGAGCCTGCCGGCCAGCTGTAAGGCTACGTTGCTGGCATAGTCGCCGAATTGGCCGTCGCTCATTTCTACCGAGGGTTTGACTTCGATTTTATATAAGTCCCGGCAAAGCTTGGCTAAATCCTCTTGAAGCTCATTTATCATCTCTTTAAATATAAAGCCTAGCGGTCGCTTTTAGAAGCTTTGAAGACCATCAAACCTTGCCAAAATGCCAGATAGCTAACGCTTAAAAGCACAAAGAATAAGCCGGTCATGTCTAGAGCATGAGGGTTACCCAGCGGATCTGTCACGCGGTCGGACACGTTAATAATTAAGCCGCTAGTATTGCTCACCAGGTCCCAGCTGCTCCAGCGCAAAACTCGCCCCATATAAATAGCGAAGCTGGAGAGCAAAATGACGAGCTCTATCAAAAGCCAGCTTTTCTCTTTTGAAAGGCGCTTCAAAAACTCCCGGTGCAGTAAATAAAGACTAGTGAACCCCAGTACAAAGCCATTGAGCACTAATGTACTGATTAAAACAATATCGAAAAGT
Protein-coding sequences here:
- a CDS encoding DUF1361 domain-containing protein; this translates as MSLRSEAIKHYIASMGLLSLLCIGLLCYRAAVTGTTRYWFIPENLALAWVGLGFGWILCEQLRIRRWLSWQNVLLSLAWLFFLPNTWYVLTDFIHVYPTGEISELFDIVLISTLVLNGFVLGFTSLYLLHREFLKRLSKEKSWLLIELVILLSSFAIYMGRVLRWSSWDLVSNTSGLIINVSDRVTDPLGNPHALDMTGLFFVLLSVSYLAFWQGLMVFKASKSDR
- the argS gene encoding arginine--tRNA ligase; this translates as MINELQEDLAKLCRDLYKIEVKPSVEMSDGQFGDYASNVALQLAGRLGKNPRDIAQELSDKLNGGDYKKIHTAMPAGPGFINITLTQEALWTIVEAEPAKPLAGQTIVAEYSDPNPFKVLHAAHLYTSIMGDAVANLLENAGAKVHRVNFGGDVGLHVGKTMWAIVGHCSDGELNEGRALSEIQRLAEQELSARIAFITKRYVEGNNAYETDEKAKQQIIDYNKRVYQVHELDDHESPFAQIYWNCREWSYQYFDEFYRFIGSRFEKYYPESQTAPLGVKTVQEHIGDVYEESNGAIVFPGEKYGLHTRVFINSQGLPTYEAKDVGLIMAKWNDYKFDRSVVITGNDIIEYMKVVLKSIEQFAPDLSRRTTHVTHGIVKLSGGVKMSSRLGNILGATDVIQFAAAANRELTGKDDEQVTLGAVKYAFLKQRMGGDIIYDPAESVSIEGNSGPYLQYAHARAKSILSKADKQPAKSLDLDVPERSLLRKIGEYQEVVAKATEELMPHHVCTYLYELAQEFNSFYEKSRIIDDPREEVRLKLVELYSQTLKGGLNLLGIEAPERM